One Pseudomonas fluorescens genomic region harbors:
- a CDS encoding acyl-CoA thioesterase, translated as MTDIRERANYSHFTSITTRWHDNDVYGHVNNVVYYSFFDSAVNNVLIGEGGLDIHDGPVIGLVVSSSCDYHAPVAFPERIEVALAVSKLGRSSVHYQLAVFREGQPLASATGRFVHVFVDRIERCPVPIPERLRVALGKLICNLSASTT; from the coding sequence ATGACCGACATCCGAGAGCGCGCCAACTACTCACACTTCACCTCGATCACGACCCGTTGGCACGACAACGATGTGTATGGGCACGTGAACAACGTCGTCTATTACAGTTTTTTTGACAGTGCCGTGAACAACGTATTGATCGGGGAGGGCGGGCTGGATATCCATGACGGTCCGGTAATCGGGCTGGTGGTCAGCTCCAGCTGCGATTACCACGCTCCGGTCGCTTTTCCAGAGCGCATCGAGGTCGCACTCGCGGTAAGCAAATTGGGCCGCAGCTCCGTGCATTATCAACTTGCGGTGTTTCGCGAAGGGCAGCCACTGGCCAGCGCCACCGGGCGTTTCGTGCATGTTTTTGTCGATCGGATCGAACGCTGCCCGGTACCGATTCCCGAACGGTTGCGCGTGGCGTTAGGGAAACTGATCTGCAACTTGTCCGCTTCCACGACCTAG